A stretch of DNA from Raphanus sativus cultivar WK10039 unplaced genomic scaffold, ASM80110v3 Scaffold2198, whole genome shotgun sequence:
AATATCTCCGACAAGAAGCATTCAGATTCCGACAGGAAAAATGAGCTGCTGCTCTCGGTGTTTGCGGAGTTATGAGAACGACGTGGCGAAATTGGAAAATTCCTTAACCGGAAATAACCGGTCGGTCTTGCCACAGTGGCTGCAGAACGCTAAAGGCGATGACGTAGGTTACAAGAAACTTGTAAGTTTTTATTGATAAAGTTGCTTTCAACACAAGTAAGAAACAAGAAtgtgaaaattgaaaattttaatatatatatttttttcttgtagaCGAAAGATCAAGAGACTGTGGAGTTACAGAAGAAATGGAACGACTTGTGTTTGCGTTTACATCCAAAACCAAACTCAAGATCGGACATAACTCCACCAGGGAGTCCGGTCGGCACAGATTTGGTTCTTGGACGGTCCAACAGAGTTGTATCCTCACCAGACAAGAAGACTGGAGATTCGTTCGATATCGATTTATTCAAGAAGCTACTAAAGGGCTTAGCTAAAAGCGTTTGGTGGCAGCACGACGCAGCTTCTTCAGTAGCATCAGCCATTGCAGAACACAAACACGGAAACGGGAAGTCAAAGGGAGATATTTGGTTGATGTTCACTGGTCCAGACCGAACCGGGAAGACCAAAATGGCGTCAGCCTTATCAGATCTTGTCTCGGGAACCGAACCCATAACCATTAGCCTCGGTTCTGGTTCAAGGACCGACGACGGTTTAAACCTCCGTGGTAAAACGGCGTTGGATAGATTAGCGGAAACGGTTAGGAGAAACCCGTTTGCGGTTATTGTAATGGAAGACATAGACGAAGCTGATGTGTTGCTGCGTAACAACGTGAAGCTAGCGATGGAACGTGGGAGGATATTCGATTCGTATGGGCGAGAGGTTAGTCTTGGTAACGTTATTATCATCCTCACCGCGAACTCATCGCTAGGTTTAGCTGAAAACGTTGCTCCCATCGACGAAGCAAGACTAGAGAGTCTTGTTGTGAGCAGAGGATGGAAGCTGAGGCTGTCTGTTTGCAGAACCCGGAAACGAAAACCGAACTGGCTTTGTAGTGACCAGGCGAAGCAGAGGAAGGAGATATGTTTTGATCTGAACGAAGCGGCTGAGTTTGATTCGTCTAGTGATGTAACGGTGGAGAATGATCAAGAAGATGGTAGTAGCTTTGTGCACACGCTAGTGGCTTTAGCTGACGATGCTATAATCTTTAGACCTGTTGATTTTGGTTTGATCAAGAACAAGACCGCAGAGTCTTTGAAGAAACGTCTCTCTAATGGGGATGGAATAACGGTGGAGACTGAATACGATGCTTTGGAGAGAATAGCCGGTGCGATTTGGCTCAGCAAGATTAGCTTAGAGGAATGGCTTGATGAAGCAATGGGTTCGAGCTTGAATAGTGTTAAGTCTCGAGTGTATTCTTTGGAAGATTCTGTGGTTAGGATTGAGCTAGAAGATGATATGAGTGGTCGACTCTCCGGAGGTTATCTTCCGAGTAGTGTAACAACGGTGGTCGTttaagttttcctttttttttgtcccaGTAAAGGGTAAATTCGTAATTATAAGAGTTGGTAAGGGGAAAAGTTGTAAATTCTATTATCTCCAAACCGTTTTTGGCGGGGAGGGAAAAAGTTCGGTAATATATTAAACAGTAAAAACAGTAAAAAAGAGGTTATGAAAAAGGTTAATGTTTATATTATCTAGAATCAACGGCTGATAATAATTGAGAGGCTTTTATAGCCTTATATAAAAATCGACATTTCCAcacaaaacaatcaaataaagatattagttaaataaatatagatCTTATAGGGGATATAGTGgattttaatttattcattcaagggtaaatttgatttttctttcgTATGTTTCTTCTTGGAGTTTAGTGGAATATATTATAGTCTCTTAGCATATCGAATTTAAAGAAATTATACTGTATTATAGTATTTTGTAAATACAGAGGACATTGATTTCAGTAGAAAGTTgtactttttaaatattaggtGGGTTCGGCTAGTATGTGGTTTGTCTTTATTTCACCTTTTTAGAATGAAAGCAGCAAATCCAACCACTCTCATGgaccaaatatttattaaaaacgCAACTCATATTCTTTTATGCATTTATAAtaactactccctccgttcctgaaagtaagattttctacagttttcacgtttattaaaactataataaatactggtaattttagtttattatttatcttttatacaATTTTCAACAACTAtctaccaataaaatttaaccagttcaaatatttacaattaatgATCTATACaaaagtaccttaaaaatatagaaaatatatctttgtggaacaaaaataaaatccaaaaaatcctACTTTCAAGAgcggagggagtatatatctattttattggAAACTTATCTTTCGAAATAAGCTTTTGGGCTAAAACAAAGTAGTGATAAATGAGAGTACATTTTTTGAGAACCGGTTTTAGTGATCAATCATATTAATCCTAGGAAGATTGATAGTGTTTCTTACTTGATAGTTGATACTAAACTCAAATAACATGTACAGAAGTTTTTCTAGTGAATGCTATATTGACAACAGGATTTGTAATTTGCATGTTTTTTTGGGTGCAAATGTTAAAAGTACTTTGCATGTTTCATATTGCCTAGGGTTTAAATTAAGATTTCGAGTAACATCTTGACTTTGAGTTTATATTTCATTGGAATTTAACCCGTCTCTGAGTTCCACTTGCGGTCAATACGCGATTTAGAGACTTGTGACTTCAAAACAAAGTTGAACACTACCAAACCAGCTTTGACGAACGTGTTCAAAAACTCAAAATGTATAGCGGTCGGTCTGACCACGCGTAGTGATCGGTCCTTTTGTGCTCTTGAGGTCATAATTTGATTTTATCATTTATGACCATTTATTCAAAGCTTCAACCTACAAACCGGTCAACCACCGATCATAAATTTGAACCTAACCAACGTACGATAACAATTAAACGACTAAGACACTTGGTCTAGTGATCTAAACTACATGATGCTATGGCTTTCCATGTTCAATTTAGACTGCtatattgaatttaaaattaCATCAGGCATATCCACAAACTTATTATAAGTAATCAAGAACATTTAAAAGCCTACCTAATTTCTTATAGCTATCATGAAAGCAGTAGTTACAATCTCTTTCATATAAGTTGATTCTTGTGTACAAAACTTTTTATAGCTAAATCTACCGCTTAACAACAATGTGCAGGGCAAGTGATTTCACATGGTCAATATgcctatatttatattttattggaTTTCTCCATTAAATTTTCACACCATTTTCAATTTATGTATTGTAGTAACAGTACATCTAGTGAAAATGAATCTCCTGCCGAGATTGCATATATCCGTAAATCGTAATGATACTTTAGTGGTTTAAAACTCTGATAGACCGCTTACTAAGTTCACAAAAAGATGATATTTTCTGAGTTACTCCAAAAACTTTATTTTGCTGTAATGTTCATGAATTGTTTTTGGCTTTTACAAAAATAACTCAGGTTCCCTGGTAGACACTTGAAGACAAAGCTTTCAAAAGTGTTTTTTCCTTAGccttttagatatatatattagtaatattTAGGAGTGGAGATAAGGCTGAAGTATTGTGGTACTTAGTGTATACATGATTAAAAGCATATccaactagattaggacccgccctaaagggcggaaattgatttgtcaaatttcaattaataatatatggtatatataatatgtgtatataatattatatatattttgtgtaatatttatatatatacatattagacatatatataatattttattaaatatatatagaattcaaaagtatataataaattttgaaaatttaaaaacattttaaatgggttatctgaacccgaaccgaacccgtaaagatctgaaccaaacccaaaccgaaatttaaaaatatccgaatggggctgaaatctttgaccccgaaaacccgaaacccgaatggactgaaccgaaacccgaatggctacccgaacgcccagtcctagatctaattatattaagagattaaccaaaaatattataaaagtgttattggttaggtttaactaatctatgttggttaagatttggtttaatttaagttggtaggttgcattgtataggagacatcatatattctagcaacaattatgaaagagtccaaaatttaaatgagaacttcaaatagtagataatccctaaattaatagattagatacctTTAcgatattataaaaatatggaTTTGTTTGAAATAAAGCAGCTCGTAACCTAATTATTGACAACAAATAATTAAGCGGATATACTTTACTATTAATTTCAAAGAATAGGAGTTTAGCCAAAGAGAAGCACTAGAACAAGTAGAAGACAAACCAAAACATGCCTTTATATCATCCgattatttagatatataaaatagacCTTATTGTCTCTCTACCTTTTCGGTGGATTTACATCATAGTTAAACATATCATCAGCTGAAAGTAAGAACAAGGCATGAGGCACTCTAGTATAGAAAActcttaaatattaaactagattCAGTTTATCTCACACAAAAGATTCATCATGCACCATGCCAATACTTGATATTGAAGTGAAAAAGAAATCCATAATAACAGCAATGTTATAGTGTAACTGTAATTGAAAAATCTTCAagtggaaaataaaataatgagcAAATGCTGCAACTTTACTCAAAGACCTatttcatgttttatatatttaactttttctttatttgttttaaatatatccTATGAAAAGGACGTGAAGATAATGATTTACgaatataagtatgtatttaTAAGTATTATAACAAAAAGGGATCCCAGATCTCCACCTTACATGATTGAAACCTAATGTCGAATTTGAGCTTTTTGGAAAGGGGACATGAAATTAACTTTTGTAGTCAGCAACTATACATTTAGGTACAACTGCCATGGCATCTCTTGAAATATGCATGCgatgtatatatattgtgtaGCTCATCTTTAACAATTAACAATCATATTGACTTGcaaaataactatttaattGCTGACTAAAAGAATAGAATAACTATTCAGCTAGAATGCATTTTCTCCATTTCAGAAAAGAATGTTTAAGGCCATATATATAACCATTTTTACGTCTGTCGACAATATCATTAAAGCTAATGCATATAACTGATATAATTAACTGCATGTGCACAAGATCACTAATTTATACTGTATTATTTGGGAGTCGAAATTTCTAGAAAGATGCTTAAcaagtaatatatttaaaagacTTTTTAAATCGTCTGCTCAGAATCCATCATTACCTTGAGCCGGTCCTGTTGCCAATATGTAAAGAAAATCCAATATGTATGCAATGTAATCCTGTAATGTGTAGATTGTGATTTGATCCGACATCTCAGTCAATAAAAAACGAAATTAGACGTCCTAACTTTTTTCCATGGACCAAACGTTTCATTTGTGTTATATCTATAGATTATGTCAATATCAATAGACCTTTCTTTATACTTTTTATAAGAATTTTGCCCCAATAGCAATATGCAAAACATGTTAAGAAAACAACCGTTTTCGTACCATGCATTTTGTTTCTCAACGCGGAATGAACCAAGACATAACAATATGCTACTCCTCTTGtaggaaaataaatagaatatgCAACTCTTCTATGCGTAGAAATTCTAAGACGTCAACTTTGAAATGAAACTGTTAGTTCTGAAAACTACGTCAGAGATATAACaatcatatattaaaacacATCCGGCAGCTTTGAATATGCAAAACATGCTCAAGAAAATAACTGTTTTTCTTGCCGAACGGTTTCTAGACACAACAGTAACTAATACTGGCGTTATGATTTTAGAGGTATAGATATTTGCTATATgattcaatatccgtcaaaggCAAGTGAAGCTATATATTGTTATGTTGTCCAAGTGTAGATTAAAAAAGATGTTAACGCAAAACAAATTAAGTCAGCTTCTTGTCTGGTTATTAAAATCAGTCAATCATCAGGCTCAGCAGAGAAATCAGGATCTTCAGGTTTCTTAAACCGAGGTCTCTGAGCTGCAATACCACGTCTTGTATTAGCTGCAAAACGTGAAGCCAAAACCATAACACCAATGTTCATTTTTGTTTTCGGACTCGACCCAacacactcttcttcttcttcttctcctcctacTTCTACTTCCTTTTCTTCATCACTTTGATTTGATTCAACCGCAGTGAGATGACTCTCCATAGCTCTCCTCTTGTACCTGAGCCAAGCAGCTTGTATGAAGCAAGCAGCCCAATTCCTCCAATGATGAGAGTAGAATCTAAAAGTATGTTGAAGC
This window harbors:
- the LOC108854687 gene encoding protein SMAX1-LIKE 2 translates to MRADLITIQQTLTPEAASVLNQSIAEATRRNHGHTTPLHVAATLLSSSSGFLRQACIKSHPNSSHPLQCRALELCFSVALERLPTTTSSPSQTQETPLLSNALTAALKRAQAHQRRGCPEQQQQPLLAVKVELEQLIISILDDPSVSRVMREASFSSPAVKSAIEQSLFGNSRKAGTVNQSGIGFGYRPVPVPVNRNPYLNPRFQQNNRSGQQSTDEAKRVAEVMTRTRKRNPVLVGESEPRVLVEEILGKIESGELLRDFQVIRLEKELARFGEISGLVENRLGNSKLTGGVVIDLGDLKWLAGNGGGGGAVAEMRKLLERYKGRLCFIGTATCETYLRCQVYYPSMENDCDLQAIPIAAKSPLPTMFQRLASSNIISKELIISPTRSIQIPTGKMSCCSRCLRSYENDVAKLENSLTGNNRSVLPQWLQNAKGDDVGYKKLTKDQETVELQKKWNDLCLRLHPKPNSRSDITPPGSPVGTDLVLGRSNRVVSSPDKKTGDSFDIDLFKKLLKGLAKSVWWQHDAASSVASAIAEHKHGNGKSKGDIWLMFTGPDRTGKTKMASALSDLVSGTEPITISLGSGSRTDDGLNLRGKTALDRLAETVRRNPFAVIVMEDIDEADVLLRNNVKLAMERGRIFDSYGREVSLGNVIIILTANSSLGLAENVAPIDEARLESLVVSRGWKLRLSVCRTRKRKPNWLCSDQAKQRKEICFDLNEAAEFDSSSDVTVENDQEDGSSFVHTLVALADDAIIFRPVDFGLIKNKTAESLKKRLSNGDGITVETEYDALERIAGAIWLSKISLEEWLDEAMGSSLNSVKSRVYSLEDSVVRIELEDDMSGRLSGGYLPSSVTTVVV